Sequence from the Hylaeus volcanicus isolate JK05 chromosome 1, UHH_iyHylVolc1.0_haploid, whole genome shotgun sequence genome:
ATTTCATTCCTTGATCCAGAATCTCTGGTTGCTCTTGTTTTCCTTCCTGATCGAGACGTTCCATCTTCTCCACTTTGCTTTGTACACCAGTGAGATTCAAGGGCTCCACGTCGGGTACAACATCATCATGCGgaaattcgttattttcgatGGTAGTTATTGGAGCGGAAGCGATTGTTTGAGAtggattttcaattaaagtaCCAGGAGTAATCACTGGCTCTTCGGAGGCTTTTAGAATTGTATGTTGTCCAGTATTTAAAGACGCGGGAGTAGTTGTTAGTATTTCAGCTTGAATTGTTTCCTCGATACTATCCTTGCTAGATTCCAAAATAGGAACCGaggaaatatttcttatatcttCTTTACTAAGAGTTTTGGTAGGTTTACTTtgtaaaactatattttcagGACTGAACGACGTTTCGATAGTCGTACCCATAGATTTATCAGTTTCTTGACTGTGTAGTTCTTGATTACTTTTTTGAAACTCCTGAAAGGACACTGATTTATAACTATCAGTACTTGAACTCGTAGTATGTAGAGATGGAGTATGTTCGAATGATTTAATTGTCTCGCTATTGTAGACTTCGTTATCTTTACGGGATACGTCCTCCTTACTACTATCTTTGAAGTAATTAAGCGGTGTTTCATAGCTTCCATTTAGTAGCACTTTACCTTTTTCTATCGCTAATATATTGCACAGTGCTGCAATATACTCAAACTTAAATACAGTcgttaagaattttaattggaaaatctTTGTCGAATTAAACCTTTCTTCGGTTTGATTATATTTCTCTATTGTATCTTGTTCCTCTagatttcttttagaaaaattgtcaATTTCCACGCCGTAACTTTTACAGAATCCACTTTGTTGTAAAGTTTTGTCTAgaagatcaatttttaataactgaACCAGTTGTCGTTCTCTACAACTAATTAAATGGAAGATCTTCGCGATTTTCTCTTCAGAACAACCATcgcaaagaattttatatcttGGCGTAGTGCAATCATGAAAGGagctatcgaagaaattaccGCTATCTATACTTTGCTCGATTCTCGTAATGTTGTCACCACTTAATTCATTGGATTTTCCTAACACCTGAGCTGCTTTTTTTACAATACTCAATACAGCATCTCTAGCACTACCGAATAAATTTCTCGGTGGTTCACCAATTTCAATATCTAAaccttcttcttcgtcgctaTCTTCTTCATCGTGCGCACTCGTATCGGTATCCCTTGAGATTTGATTCTCCGTCTCTGTTTCTAGAACCTCGAATTCACTGGTACCGTAAGCACGAAATAAGGATACGGGACAAAAATGTTCAGACCCGTAATAGGTGTGCAATTCGacttttatgaattttccGAAAAGATGAGGTTGTAAAACAAAACTTTGAATATCTTTTACATCTTTTGCGGTGAACTGACCAACTAAGCTCCAGTCTCTTGTAGGAAAACGATCGCTAATGTACACTGAAAAATCCTTCGGCGATGAACTAAACAGTTCAAAATTTGCCAATTCGATTTTTTTGGCTTGTATAGCCTCGCAGAGTTCTACCACGAACCATATGCGCGACGTGCAAGTGTTTAGCATGTATTCATCTCTAGTATATGCTAGAACACTTCTGGCACTTTGAGCTTCTGGATTCGCTGCTACGACTTTGGCTCCGCAATCTGGAGAAGCGTAATTCTTTGAACGAATCTTCAATCCACCAACTCCTCGCGTAGGAACTCCGGAATTTTGGACAGATGCGTTTGGATGCGCTGTAAACAAAGTGGCACATCAACAAGCTACTTCGCATTTGAAAACGTatcatgttttttttctattttactcATTCGGATActcactttttttcttttcagccTCTTCTAGCCTTTTTTGAGTCCACTCACTGAATGATGGAATATCTTCGTGTGGATCCTGAGGTATCACCGACACGACGTCTTCACCGAGAACAACTGTAGCGGCTTCGTCTCTGGTATGCCCCATTAATCGAGCATTGGCTTCCGTGTCGCTCAGTAACGGAGTTGTTGTTACCAATTCATCGACATTTGTTATCTCGTCGGGTAATACTTTAACAACTTTATGTTCAAGATTGAACAATTCATCGTTAATGATAGGGCCTTTTTCAGCCCTTACTACTACTACTCCTTCAGATTTTCCTTCGTTAACTGCAtccgataataataatagatctTCCTCGGAAACGCTCGATTTGTTGgacattttcgaaatttcatcgataatcGACGACGACGGTGCTTGCGTGCTGGATGAAATTTCTTGCTGTTCCTTTGCTGTTTCTTGTCCGATACTTGTaggctttattaacgacgATGAATTCTTTGCAAATAGTCTCGCGTTCGAAAATTCCGAACTGAACTTTGGTTCTACTAAACTTTGTAATTCTGCTGCAGCCGTATTCACCAGAGTTAAAACTGTTGCTTGTTCAGTTTCAGAAATTCtacaaacaaaacaataatatGAATACAAAGGCaatatatattgaacattttaaaactGTATATTATGGACATTGCATAATCCAAAGTACAGTATTCCTTTTCAGGTCATAATAATCTCGGGACTAAGCCGAGACAACGTACACGGAAGATAGAAGAAACCTGACCACTGCTATCTGTTCAGCTTGTCAACTCTGCATAGACGGAGTGAGAATCGATAACAGCGAGTATCACCGACGTCGGTGCGAGAAATTCCAACAAGTGGTGGAGATAACTTTGTGACAACCTGACAAGGAATACTGTAATAAGATTCATTAATGAGATTTTCCTCTGTagtatttatgcaaaatgaaaacttACCCCTGAGATAAATTGGGTTGTTGAGGAAGACTCTCAGCTACAAAATGAACATCTTTATACAGATCATCTTTCTTCCTTGCTTCATCATGAACAAGTGTTTCAGAGTTGATAGGCTTTTTAGCAAATTTTTCCTACATTTTCaagcaaataaattatgtaattacatATAAGTATAAACGAGATTTTACATAAGCCATTCCTATATGATGGATTCTTACTTGATAATAATGATCCTTGTAATTTCTCTccaatttcattgtttcttttaatttgatgATAGCTATGTTGGATGATTCTAAACTATCACTTCCCATGTTGTCCAATGTGTCATTATCATAGATCTCAgatgtttcatttcttttcaaagaCATATAATAAGTACTTTGTGCATTTTCTGAGGCTACGATTATGAATAAGAGTGCACTGTGATAAAAAGAGATCATGTCATTTTTAAAGGATTATtgattaaagaataaaaaacacAGGTACTcagtttaacaataaaaaagtgGGATTTCAATGTGaagtaattcattttcaattatcaaaAACCTAATGAAATGATAACCATTCCAGTCTACTATCAGTACTTAAAAAGATTGCAATCAAGATCCTCGAAAAGAGGCTCAGTTTAATCAATAGAACGTGCACAACCTTACAGAATGATAATGCTAAATTATACAGGAGACAATCAAAGAGTTGGGTTAGGAAATGTTATTATATCCTCTTTACTCATAAAACAAAGCTTTGATataacttatattttttacattctatttatatcgtttaactttttctctgtgtaacaattattatattacagttttgttatttgatttaaaaaaaaaaactaagtataaaagacaaatttgattgcaaagaaaaaatgtattattatacaatttacagaaatgtagatatattttataagttaATTTTAGGACAGGTGGCAAATGAAATTCTGTTGCTCcgttttattcgataaatttttatgcatAAATATAATCCGATAATCTTTAGTATTGACGTTTGGCTCTTTTACCCCAAAATGCAACCAACACTTTGATAATATACagaatcattaaaattatatttgtcaTTCATATCTGATCGCAGGAATGCGATTAATTACGTTTGAAATAACACCTACTCTgacattaatttatcaaagaatttaatactatgacaattattataaccttaaattatttatatcgaaataatGTATTACAGTTACTTTAAAATGATCGAGTAAATTTTGCGAAGTCTATTTTAAACTATAAATTGGAGAAATATAatctacaattaattttatgccaaatacaatatatcaagtatcgatgaaactttaaagccttcaatatttaaaacatcaaGTATAAAGAACAGTAAAAAGGgcttcgtatttttattttatttaattatgtttaagAAAAACATGCCGGTTTACCAACACTATTAAAATTAAGCACATGGCACTTCTCGAGCATTTACATGTGTGTAAATtgttagtaaaatataaagaaaacaaaatacttGCCTGGAAGCAATCGATATGAAAAGTAATGTCCAATATACACGAGTTATACAAATCCTCATCTTTTACGAAACTCTCATTACTAAtgacattaaaaattttgctgTCAGCAATTAAGTATTCATATGAATGTTCGACAATATCATTATCACTTTACTACCATATCATTGTGGTTGCCGCCAACACTACCGCTATTATCACCACTTCTCCTATCATCACCGTCGCCACCTCAGTCACTACTGCACTAAAAACCTTACGTGGTGCAATTAAATGTCTTTATTGTTGACacagttaaattaattaacgaaatcaTTACACGGCCGTTTACCATGCTAGGGAAACGATCTCCCTACATGCAATTCTTTTTAACCAGTAACGTAATTTCGTATAAGGAAACCACATTCTCCTCGGAGTATACATCTTGCACTCTTGCGCACTGAGAATGACTGAGAACCATTTATCTCGCAAAACAGCTGACTGATAACGCATGCGCGATAATATTGCGAGCTGATTATTTTGGCTAACGATTTTCCATACGTCCATATAATACTATTACgattaatacataatatatgaGTAAACATTCGACATCGTCAATTCTTCAGACTGGATTGTGTTAATCGATTAACAACTTACTTGAAGAACAGAATATCTACTATCTTTCTTAATAACtagacaaagaaaaattaggcCGAACAAAGGACTAATAGTCATTTAGACTGATCTAGACTTCATCCGATTCGATATACAGATTAGAGTTATAACGCTCTTTATATACTATTACGAGATgtagagtaaaaaaaaatgaaaggtaACAGAAGTGtgtgaaagtatttttattaaattgtcaATACATCGCTACagccattttatttttgcgcGGTGGGTGCTGACTGATTCGATGATTTTGAGTCTCGAATGGAAGCACTACGTCTTCGTTTCAATTCTTCCTGACGTCTATTCTTTGCTTCCTTCTGTCTTTGCGCTAGTAGTTTTGCGTAGTCGGCTGCTTGTTGCTTACGATCCAAGCAACGTCTTTTCTTCAAAGCCAACCTATGTCGTTTTCGCTGTAAAAATTAGACAAacatatgtttatttcattgtacCTTAAACATTCTAGCAGttttaatcataaataaatgcaaaatatatatacctGTAGGGTAAGTGGAGTGATAAGACGTTGAATTTTAGGAGCCTTGAAGCGTTCTTTTTTGCCTTCTTTTTGAATCGGTCGTTTGACGACAAATTGACGTACGTCGTCATCCTTAGACAGATTGAAGAGCTTACGAATTTTACTTGCTCTCTTAGGTCCCAGACGACGCGGTACATTAGTATCTGTTAAACCTGGTATTTCCTATAaccagaatatatttttaaacaaattataaatttaaaaagattaataaatgtatcattCGTACActgagaaaaaataaaagttacagattattatttctcaaatcaaaaaatgatatttaatctCCCATGTTTATGATAGTACCGTAAGACAATAACAGAGTTCTTAGATACACCCTGAATAACATGGGTTAGGTTTGAgtatgtaatgaaatattgttacatttataccttttctccttttttgaCAATAAGAAGTGCAAGCACGGATAAATTGGCGTCAACAATGCATCCTCGGACAGACTTACGTTTGCGTTCACCGTCTCTTCTAGGTCTATAGCACGAATGTCCTTTTGAAAGGAGTAGACGTACACgatctgtttaaaaatataatgtattaaaatttatcttgtaatattataaagggaaatATATTATCATTGAAGGAAAACCTAGTACCATTGGTCAAGACACCCTGTTTCATGGGGAACCCTTGCTTGTCGTTACCACCAGAGATACGGACAACATAACCTTTCCATTCGTCACCTAAAGCATCAGCCTCAACTTCAGCACCCATACGTTTCTCAAAAAAAACCCTGAGCTTATGCTCATCTGCAATTTCGAACAGTTTCTGACATCCTGTAGCAGGATAGGATACGTTCaactgaaaagaaaaaatacaagcGTTACAATCTAAAGttgaaatattaacactttccaaaaattaattattttcaatttatataaaacttattagaaaattgtttaatttttggtAACACAGATGTATATCACAccgattttttcaatttaatgttCGATATCAATCTCTCGTACAACAAATGTTTATCGTTAAAACTTTGtaagtgaaaaaaatatttaataaattatgtatgcGAAAAACTATGTACAGCAGTTTCTTTTATAAGTTTAACTTTTCATTGTTCGCAATTCTGGTGAgatttacgaaatatttttggattcATACCTTCATCGTGACAAATATCAAACAGTGCCACGAGCCATGAACAGAAAGAAAGTGTAATACTCAGACAACCGCTAGGGTGCGCATAACGGATATccgtttcaaatgaaataagatTTTAAACTAACTTGCCGTTTTTCAGACATAAGTAATTGTTCAAGAGAAAAAACGAGTAATGACGTCCATAAGGAGATCTTGTAAGAATtcagttaaaaaaaacttttggtagaaaattcaaaattactcCCAGGCGAAGCCGGAACTTAGTCGCTAGTGaagaataaattgattaatgtattaatttatacgaaataaGACTTAAACAACTTAAACTACTCAATAGTATCTACAAATGCttctaataaactttaatttaattaaataaaaaaaaaaccattcaaatttcccgcggGAAATCAGTGTCGCCATCTAGCAGTCAGAAATGGAACTATTTTCGAAGTTtgatcagcgcctctatcgggaaaatgcccaagtttgtcctcgaatagttccgATTTTTAATGCTAGATGGAGCCATTTGtatgtttacaaataatttttactatatttaaaaacaaattagtgAATAAGCATcgtgataaaaaaatgtaaatgagaATCATTGTTTAACCTTtcaattcttaattttttattcaaaacatacaaacggcgccatctagcgttgaCAGTgagaactattcgaggacaaacttgggcgttttcccggtgCTGCGCTGTACGGAGGTCGGGATTTTAGTTCCACcttttcaccgctagatggctattGATTTGAGAGAAAATACTAGAAACTCACAAGAGAAATTATGatagtttaaaagtttaaaaaagaatgctGGTTTCTGTTAAATGGCTTCTAAcataaagaaacgaaacagaGCCAACATACAGGAATATGTACATCAATACATACAGAATTttgtaatcatttttgtttgcgttTTTGAATTCGGGTTACTTTAAAGTATCGAGAAATATATGACCAATAGCAATACTGATGcattcttttgtatttaatgtaattaggAAAGTAAAATGATAAGGTTCCTTTAAGTAAACAGTATACATAACATCGatagatataataaattaaatgtaacagGTATATTTGTAagataattatgaaattgc
This genomic interval carries:
- the LOC128873002 gene encoding SUN domain-containing ossification factor isoform X2 → MRICITRVYWTLLFISIASSALLFIIVASENAQSTYYMSLKRNETSEIYDNDTLDNMGSDSLESSNIAIIKLKETMKLERNYKDHYYQEKFAKKPINSETLVHDEARKKDDLYKDVHFVAESLPQQPNLSQGISETEQATVLTLVNTAAAELQSLVEPKFSSEFSNARLFAKNSSSLIKPTSIGQETAKEQQEISSSTQAPSSSIIDEISKMSNKSSVSEEDLLLLSDAVNEGKSEGVVVVRAEKGPIINDELFNLEHKVVKVLPDEITNVDELVTTTPLLSDTEANARLMGHTRDEAATVVLGEDVVSVIPQDPHEDIPSFSEWTQKRLEEAEKKKTHPNASVQNSGVPTRGVGGLKIRSKNYASPDCGAKVVAANPEAQSARSVLAYTRDEYMLNTCTSRIWFVVELCEAIQAKKIELANFELFSSSPKDFSVYISDRFPTRDWSLVGQFTAKDVKDIQSFVLQPHLFGKFIKVELHTYYGSEHFCPVSLFRAYGTSEFEVLETETENQISRDTDTSAHDEEDSDEEEGLDIEIGEPPRNLFGSARDAVLSIVKKAAQVLGKSNELSGDNITRIEQSIDSGNFFDSSFHDCTTPRYKILCDGCSEEKIAKIFHLISCRERQLVQLLKIDLLDKTLQQSGFCKSYGVEIDNFSKRNLEEQDTIEKYNQTEERFNSTKIFQLKFLTTVFKFEYIAALCNILAIEKGKVLLNGSYETPLNYFKDSSKEDVSRKDNEVYNSETIKSFEHTPSLHTTSSSTDSYKSVSFQEFQKSNQELHSQETDKSMGTTIETSFSPENIVLQSKPTKTLSKEDIRNISSVPILESSKDSIEETIQAEILTTTPASLNTGQHTILKASEEPVITPGTLIENPSQTIASAPITTIENNEFPHDDVVPDVEPLNLTGVQSKVEKMERLDQEGKQEQPEILDQGMKLSSQDSLTFDTLLSDLKDLEGDAMQIQNGPASSASVTQSTINNMPQKESVFLRLSNRIKALERNMSLSGQYLEELSRRYKKQVEEMQRSLERTVSAMSEETRKIEERESKRAEEIVMLRKEIENLSKSVKNLLYDRDSWRGKLSTIGQHILLVCSEVFIIFLILLYCQGGKKIEEKKKQQVTKDVMRRKSADTFSSHLKKPKKRRPSEIASNITDTYREVVNNDRSQETKKAKRKKRKKETILGSNNTNVNNNTNTSSGIRCKLAPSTDTDNVKVTSRSVSSIEVSQTSDSQIQTFRRPRSVPENTTNWFNDYVLETKCNVPLSLSSDENFKAGSVRHSEFSSSCIENLNESSSLSVNMYPRSDISSEETAVELSSDISNFYNSNVLKGSKLNTAPFFMKTAMSTRKKRKAHSNYTNGERSQNSGDSDDKSIKIDSTASKSFPEKFSTYGDTTTDVLLVNQSDESRSSSVMSMSKKKDRKSTGFRKMIRR
- the LOC128873002 gene encoding SUN domain-containing ossification factor isoform X3, with translation MSNKSSVSEEDLLLLSDAVNEGKSEGVVVVRAEKGPIINDELFNLEHKVVKVLPDEITNVDELVTTTPLLSDTEANARLMGHTRDEAATVVLGEDVVSVIPQDPHEDIPSFSEWTQKRLEEAEKKKTHPNASVQNSGVPTRGVGGLKIRSKNYASPDCGAKVVAANPEAQSARSVLAYTRDEYMLNTCTSRIWFVVELCEAIQAKKIELANFELFSSSPKDFSVYISDRFPTRDWSLVGQFTAKDVKDIQSFVLQPHLFGKFIKVELHTYYGSEHFCPVSLFRAYGTSEFEVLETETENQISRDTDTSAHDEEDSDEEEGLDIEIGEPPRNLFGSARDAVLSIVKKAAQVLGKSNELSGDNITRIEQSIDSGNFFDSSFHDCTTPRYKILCDGCSEEKIAKIFHLISCRERQLVQLLKIDLLDKTLQQSGFCKSYGVEIDNFSKRNLEEQDTIEKYNQTEERFNSTKIFQLKFLTTVFKFEYIAALCNILAIEKGKVLLNGSYETPLNYFKDSSKEDVSRKDNEVYNSETIKSFEHTPSLHTTSSSTDSYKSVSFQEFQKSNQELHSQETDKSMGTTIETSFSPENIVLQSKPTKTLSKEDIRNISSVPILESSKDSIEETIQAEILTTTPASLNTGQHTILKASEEPVITPGTLIENPSQTIASAPITTIENNEFPHDDVVPDVEPLNLTGVQSKVEKMERLDQEGKQEQPEILDQGMKLSSQDSLTFDTLLSDLKDLEGDAMQIQNGPASSASVTQSTINNMPQKESVFLRLSNRIKALERNMSLSGQYLEELSRRYKKQVEEMQRSLERTVSAMSEETRKIEERESKRAEEIVMLRKEIENLSKSVKNLLYDRDSWRGKLSTIGQHILLVCSEVFIIFLILLYCQGGKKIEEKKKQQVTKDVMRRKSADTFSSHLKKPKKRRPSEIASNITDTYREVVNNDRSQETKKAKRKKRKKETILGSNNTNVNNNTNTSSGIRCKLAPSTDTDNVKVTSRSVSSIEVSQTSDSQIQTFRRPRSVPENTTNWFNDYVLETKCNVPLSLSSDENFKAGSVRHSEFSSSCIENLNESSSLSVNMYPRSDISSEETAVELSSDISNFYNSNVLKGSKLNTAPFFMKTAMSTRKKRKAHSNYTNGERSQNSGDSDDKSIKIDSTASKSFPEKFSTYGDTTTDVLLVNQSDESRSSSVMSMSKKKDRKSTGFRKMVRKFF
- the LOC128881517 gene encoding 40S ribosomal protein S6; protein product: MKLNVSYPATGCQKLFEIADEHKLRVFFEKRMGAEVEADALGDEWKGYVVRISGGNDKQGFPMKQGVLTNDRVRLLLSKGHSCYRPRRDGERKRKSVRGCIVDANLSVLALLIVKKGEKEIPGLTDTNVPRRLGPKRASKIRKLFNLSKDDDVRQFVVKRPIQKEGKKERFKAPKIQRLITPLTLQRKRHRLALKKRRCLDRKQQAADYAKLLAQRQKEAKNRRQEELKRRRSASIRDSKSSNQSAPTAQK
- the LOC128873002 gene encoding SUN domain-containing ossification factor isoform X1 is translated as MRICITRVYWTLLFISIASSALLFIIVASENAQSTYYMSLKRNETSEIYDNDTLDNMGSDSLESSNIAIIKLKETMKLERNYKDHYYQEKFAKKPINSETLVHDEARKKDDLYKDVHFVAESLPQQPNLSQGISETEQATVLTLVNTAAAELQSLVEPKFSSEFSNARLFAKNSSSLIKPTSIGQETAKEQQEISSSTQAPSSSIIDEISKMSNKSSVSEEDLLLLSDAVNEGKSEGVVVVRAEKGPIINDELFNLEHKVVKVLPDEITNVDELVTTTPLLSDTEANARLMGHTRDEAATVVLGEDVVSVIPQDPHEDIPSFSEWTQKRLEEAEKKKTHPNASVQNSGVPTRGVGGLKIRSKNYASPDCGAKVVAANPEAQSARSVLAYTRDEYMLNTCTSRIWFVVELCEAIQAKKIELANFELFSSSPKDFSVYISDRFPTRDWSLVGQFTAKDVKDIQSFVLQPHLFGKFIKVELHTYYGSEHFCPVSLFRAYGTSEFEVLETETENQISRDTDTSAHDEEDSDEEEGLDIEIGEPPRNLFGSARDAVLSIVKKAAQVLGKSNELSGDNITRIEQSIDSGNFFDSSFHDCTTPRYKILCDGCSEEKIAKIFHLISCRERQLVQLLKIDLLDKTLQQSGFCKSYGVEIDNFSKRNLEEQDTIEKYNQTEERFNSTKIFQLKFLTTVFKFEYIAALCNILAIEKGKVLLNGSYETPLNYFKDSSKEDVSRKDNEVYNSETIKSFEHTPSLHTTSSSTDSYKSVSFQEFQKSNQELHSQETDKSMGTTIETSFSPENIVLQSKPTKTLSKEDIRNISSVPILESSKDSIEETIQAEILTTTPASLNTGQHTILKASEEPVITPGTLIENPSQTIASAPITTIENNEFPHDDVVPDVEPLNLTGVQSKVEKMERLDQEGKQEQPEILDQGMKLSSQDSLTFDTLLSDLKDLEGDAMQIQNGPASSASVTQSTINNMPQKESVFLRLSNRIKALERNMSLSGQYLEELSRRYKKQVEEMQRSLERTVSAMSEETRKIEERESKRAEEIVMLRKEIENLSKSVKNLLYDRDSWRGKLSTIGQHILLVCSEVFIIFLILLYCQGGKKIEEKKKQQVTKDVMRRKSADTFSSHLKKPKKRRPSEIASNITDTYREVVNNDRSQETKKAKRKKRKKETILGSNNTNVNNNTNTSSGIRCKLAPSTDTDNVKVTSRSVSSIEVSQTSDSQIQTFRRPRSVPENTTNWFNDYVLETKCNVPLSLSSDENFKAGSVRHSEFSSSCIENLNESSSLSVNMYPRSDISSEETAVELSSDISNFYNSNVLKGSKLNTAPFFMKTAMSTRKKRKAHSNYTNGERSQNSGDSDDKSIKIDSTASKSFPEKFSTYGDTTTDVLLVNQSDESRSSSVMSMSKKKDRKSTGFRKMVRKFF